A stretch of DNA from Lepus europaeus isolate LE1 chromosome 11, mLepTim1.pri, whole genome shotgun sequence:
CTGCTCCCTGTGCAGTTCAATAAATGTCACCCTGGGGGCCCACAACATCAAGCAGAAGGAGAGGACACAGCAGGTCATCCCCGTGAGAAGAGCCATCCCCCACGAGGACTACAACCCCGAGGACTCCACCAACGACATCATGTTACTGCAGGTAGGGCACTCCCACTGCTTTTTTTCACCTTGGTCTGGCCGTTGTGCCTCCCACTGTGATGCTGCTCCTTCCCTCCGTTCCATCTATCCGACTGTTCCAGTGCTTCAAAGAGGGAAGATGGGGCAGCCCCATCGTGGTATCTGGGTCCAGATGGTCACTGGCTTAGATGGACTATCTTGCCTCTTCCCAACAGCTGGAGAGAAAGGCCAAGCAGAGTGCAGCTGTGCGGCCCATCAGCCTGCCCAGGGGCAAAGCCCAGGTGAAGCCAGGGCAGGTGTGCCAAGTGGCCGGCTGGGGTCGGATCAACCCAAATGGCAGACCTTCACACACACTTCAGGAGGTGAAGCTGGCAGTGCAGGAGGACCAGCAATGCAAGTCCCTCTTTTCCGTGTATCAAAAAGACACTGAGTTGTGCGTGGGGGACCCGAAGACCAAAAAATCTTCCCTTAGGGTAAGATTGAGCAGTCGCCTGGTTTGCCTCTAGGGAGGGAGATGTTTTGGGGAAGATTTAGAACCTGGAGACCCAAGCGCTGGGGGCTCCCTCACCTACCAGCAGAAGCTTAGAGGGGAGCAGCCACAGCTGCCAAGTAACAAAGGCCTCAGCAGCTACAAAGCGGAGTCTGTTGATTGCTGCTCCTCTGGAAGGATGGGTTTGCACATTTCTAAATGTGCAGAAATTATTATAGGGGGCTTCCTCAgagctgccacccacctgggctaATGGGCTCATCCTCCATGCAGGATCTCAGCCCCCTGGTCTGCCTTCAGGTCTTTAAACAGTGGCCTGGAACTCCCTGAAGGAGAGAGGATCCCAGAATCTGGGGAGAAGATGCAGGCAGGACTCTGGGGTGAGGTGAAGAAGAAATGCTGTCCAGGGTCAGAGCTTGGCAGCTAAGGGGCCCATGGCCTGCCTTAccctctggcctcccacatgCAGGAAGTGCCATCTGCCTTCTCCAAGAAGGGCTTGGAATGGCAAAGAGGGCAGGGTCAGGAGGAGACCAGttcagcctttctctctctgttcacaGGGGGACTCTGGAGGGCCCCTCGTGTGCAACAACGTGGCCCAAGGCATTGTCTCCTATGGACAAAAAAATAGTAGTCTTCCTCCAGTAGTCTACACCAAAATCTCAAGTTTCCTACCCTGGATAAAGAAGAACATGAAAACCCGCTAACTGCAGGAAGAAAACTAAGCCCTCTCTGTGACTCACCATCTTCCCTTGAACTACGTCCACAGTTACCCTGGGAAGGTGCCAGCAACTGAATAAAGGTCTCTTAGCTGAGTGGAAGGCTGGCTGGCTGTTTATTCATTGACCCTCACTCACAGGAATCTGTGCTAAGCAGGCCATCAGTGGATCCGGCTGATTGctttctcctattccctctctcctCACCACCTCTCCCAATCCCACACAAAGCTGTTACCCGGCTCCTTCTTATTCCATCCAGTCTCTCTGAGGCCTGCCCTTCTGCTTGGGCTGAAGCTGGGCACCATCAGGAGAGATCATGGACCCCTCTGGTCCTGGGGCTCGAGATGAACTCCCTGCTTCCCCTGTGTTATGTAACAGATAGAAGGGGATAACACCAGAGATTCTTGAGGCCAAGCAGGTGCAGCTGGGGTCCTTGCTCAGGGACATAGCCCCACCCACTGTGGCAGGGGCACAGCCCTCCTGAGCAGTACATTTCTCCCTCATGGTAGGGGATAGGAGGTGGTCCTTGAGTGGCACCTTATTCATAATTGAACTTAGTTTCCTTCATgcccctgccctccagcccccAGTCTGTTCCTGCTGACAGTTCTCAGAGTCCTCCAACTCTTGTCCTCTCCTCTCCAGACCACACTAATTTAAGCTCGCTCCTTCCTcatagcccccccccccaggccaccCAGAGCCCCCTGTGGTCCCATCAGGGCTTCACCACGGGGAGTGCCAGCTCAGCTcaggctcagctcaggctgtggCAGAGAAGAGGCCTCAGAGGGACCAGGGCAGTGCTGGCACTAGGCATGCCCACTGAGGACAGGGCTGGCAGGGTCTCTCTCCTCAAtcctcagcctggccccatcTCTCACCTGGGCAGGAGCAGTTCAACCCCCTCATTTACAGTCCAGTGTCCTCCCTCGAGCTCAGGACACCCTGGCCACCAAGCCACTCAGCAGCCTGAGCCCCTGGCAGCCCATCTCTCTTGACCACTGCTGGCCTCTAGGCTGAGCCTCCCTGCTGGGCTCCTGAACATCAGCCTCTTGCGTTCAGAGGGCTCCTCTTGACAGCAGGTCTGGAAAGCACATTTTTTCCCATcagcaacaaatatttactggtaTTTAGTAAGCGTCAGTTATTGGGGATATGCATGAACACAGTAATGGATCAATCACCTGATCCCAAGTGAAACTGACAGTTGAAGACTTTAACCCCCTCTCCATCTTCCAACTAGTCCATAAGGCCTAGATCTATGTGTAAGATCCATGGGAATAAAGTATTTGTATCTGATTTTTATTCCTGATATGGTTGTATGAATACTACTCTAGAACAAAGCAGCATATGGGATTTGGAAATGATTTTAATCATTTGGTTTCTGGGTGTGAAGTTACCAAACTATGTTTATTCCCCCAGATAATCCTTTTCACCTAGCAGACAGGGCAGCAGGTAGAGAGGAGGGAGACTcctcaaaatgggagaaaatatttacaactgtgcacctgagaaaggattaatatccagaatatataaaaactcaaaaaaatcaacaatgcaaacaatccagttaagacatGGACAAAGGAtctaaatggattttttaaaaaatacaaatgaccaacaaacacatgtaaaaatattcagtttcactaaccatcagagaaatgcaaagcgAAACCACAATGGGATTCCAtctcacttcagttagaatggctatgatCAAAAAGACAACAAATACAAAGTGCTGGCA
This window harbors:
- the LOC133770474 gene encoding granzyme B-like, coding for MQPLLLLLAFFLPPWAEAGEIIGGHEAKPHSHPYMAYLQYWKGGKKNICGGFLVREDFVLTAAHCHGSSINVTLGAHNIKQKERTQQVIPVRRAIPHEDYNPEDSTNDIMLLQLERKAKQSAAVRPISLPRGKAQVKPGQVCQVAGWGRINPNGRPSHTLQEVKLAVQEDQQCKSLFSVYQKDTELCVGDPKTKKSSLRGDSGGPLVCNNVAQGIVSYGQKNSSLPPVVYTKISSFLPWIKKNMKTR